ATCCTGTTCGCAGATGACGGTTGCGCGTACTTTCATCGGTTACCTGAATCGGTTGTCACAAAACAGCAATAAAAATGCAATATTCGAGCCGCGCGCATTTTGCCAGCTTCGGAAAGTTGGAGCGCTGAAAGAGTGTAAAAGTGCATTTAAAAGGCGAAATCCCGAGACGACGTCTGGTCGGCATCTTGTCGGTAGCTGGGTGTAAGGTAGGCACGTTGACTCTGGAAATCATTACCGAAATGGAGGGTGACTATGAGCGTTCCGATGTTGAACAGAATGCACATGAACGGTTACGACGTACTCAGCGTGAACAACGGCCCATGGCGTGTCTGCACCAAAGGTGACCGACTTGGGTCCTTTGGCAGTCGAGAAGAAGCACTGGCGTTTGCGGCGTCTCTTCCTGGCTACAAATCGCGCTCGAGCGGGCAAACGCGCAGCCAGTAATCAAACGGAAAGTACGTCAAAGCTCCGGCATGCCGGAGCTTTTTATTGGTTCTTCACGGAATTCCGTGAAACACAGAAACAAGAACGCGGCCTGTTAATGGCCGCGTCCGCTAGTGAGCCTTGTTTCGGGTGATGGTTTTGGCTTTTATTTCCTCGGCGTAGCCCGACAGTCGCTCTTCATCGCCCTGGAACAGTTCGCAGAGTCTTTTGGCGGCTTCTGCATCGACGTCGTTTCCAGACAGGCGCAACTGTTCGGCTATGCGCAAAAGTTCCACGGCGGACCATCGCAGATCCGACGCTACCCCTTGCAGATCGCGTCGCAGTTGTTGTTCCGATTCGTTAAGCCACATGACGACCTCCTGAATGCTGCGCTAACCAATCTTAGACCCATTTCCAAGGTGGGGCGTTGAGTTCGTCTGATCGTGTACTGCATCCTTTGGTCGGGAAGTTTCGTCAATCGAAAAAATCCGCTGTCGTATTGATGAATCGATTTTTCGCCAGGGCGGGATATTTCAAATGACGGCTACCGATGACTTCAGGGCGCAGGCTCATGACTTGATCGCTGATCTGGACGCGGCTACCAGCGAAATGATGAAACTCATCTCCGAGCATCAGCTCAGCGGTCCCGATTGGGAGCGGGTCACTCAATGGCAACATGAGGCCTACGAACGATGGATGACGTATCTGAATACACGGTCATATCCCTATTCCGGCGATAGCAATGCCGACCACTGACGCCTTATTGGAAGTCAGGTCAACGACAAGCTACATTTCACCTTTTCAGGATTAAGGGCGCTTCATGCAGAGTCGGACGTTATTGGGAGCAGTAGGGGTTTTGGCGTTGCTGGCGGGCTGTTCATTGCCTGCGTCAGTGGTGCCGGGCGAGCCGAATGTCAACAAGTACAGCGAAAAGCCACCAAAAGAACTGGCTGAGTGTGTGTTTCCTGCCTGGAAAAAGGAAATATCCAACGCGACTCAAACGTCGATTTCCAATGGCTACAGAATTACCGCCCCGAGCATCATTACGTCTGACGAGATTCTGGACATCGTGAAGTCGAAGGACGGCAGCCGGGTATCGCTGTATCAGGGGCCGCCCTGGGCAAAATCAGCCGCACTGCGCAAGTCAGTGCGAGATTGTCTGTAGGTTTCAGTCGGAAATCTCGGTCAGCTGGATGAGTTGATCTTCGTTTGATTGCGCACTCGCGGTGCCTTTCTTTTCCCTGCGATCATTCAACCAGTTGTCGACTTGAGCGTTGAATTGCGCTGGCGCCTTGCGTCCGACCTTTCGGGCGATATCCAGAATGGTCTGTTGGGCGAGGGCCTCTTCCATGCGTTTCTGCGCAGTCAGCATGGCCGCATGGATCGAGCAGTGCCCCTCCTGTGCCCACGCCGGCGCTTCACCTTCAAACAGCGCGCAACGACCGCGAATGTCCCGGCATTCGAAAATCGACTTGCGCCCGTCGATTGCGTTGACCACATCCAGCAGTGTGACTTCGTCAGCTGGCCGGGCCAGCTTGAACCCGCCGCGCACGCCCTCGGTGGCGACGACCAGTTTTGCCTTGGCCAGTTTGGTGAAGATTTTCGCCAGATAGTCCAGTGGCACGCCTTGCAGTTCAGCCAGGTCGCGCACGCTCGCTTCACGCGAGTCGCCGCAATTGCCCACCAGGTAAATCAGGCAGTGGAGCCCGTACTCGACGCCTGCGCTGTAAAGAGCCATTTCTATCTCCGACTAATATTGTCGCAAATGTTATCAGTTGACTGTTAGTTAGGCAACGAATGCGGCTGCTACGTTCCTATCTGGCCAGATCCTTTGGGGTGGCGCTGTTCAGCGGGTTTTCCGAGACTATCGAAATCATCGATGGCAACCATCGCAATAAATAGATTGCGGGTTTTAACTCGGATCAATACAGTCGCCGTTGTCAGGTCAGCAGCAGAACTCCTCATCAGCGTTGACCCATAACAAAATTCACCACTGGTTATTCCCCGGAGATAAAAATGAAACAGCACATTCTGGTTATCGGCGCAGGTTTCGGTGGCATGTGGACAGCGCTGAGCGCCACGCGTTTGTTCGACATTCACGATCACAACGGCGTTGAAGTGACTGTTCTGGCGCCTCAGGCGGAACTGCGCGTGCGCCCACGTTTCTATGAGCCGAACGCCCACCAACTGGCCGCGCCGCTTGGCGATCTGTTCGATGCCGTGGGTGTGAAGTTCATCAAGGGCGCCGCCGAGACCATCGACGTTGAGCGCAAGACAGTCGGTTACATCGATGCTTCGGGCGCCAGACAAGTATGCAGCTACGACAAACTCGTTCTGGCCACCGGCAGCTGCGTCGCATTACCTGATACCCCAGGTGTGGCTGAACATGCGTTCGACGTCGACCAGATCGAACACGCCGTGCGCCTGGAAAACCACCTGAAGAACCTGGTCAACCAGCCAGAAAGCGCGGCTCGAAACACCGTAGTGGTCGCCGGCGGTGGCTTCACCGGCATCGAAACTGCGACCGAAATGCCGACCCGCCTGCGGGCCATCCTGGGTGATCGTGCGGACATCAACGTGATCATCGTTGATCGCGGCGACAAAATCGGCGGGTCCATGGGCCCTCAAATCGCCGAGAAGATTGTTGAAGCCAGTATTGAAACCGGCGTGAAATGGCACCTCAAGGCTTCGGTTGTCGGCGTTGATGAAAACGGTGTGACGTTGTCCGACGGCCAGCGCATTGATGCAAAAACCGTGGTCTGGACCACCGGTGTGCGCGCCAGTTCGCTGACTGAACAGATTCCCGCAGAACGCGATCGCCTTGGCCGCCTGCACGTCGATGCTCACCTGAAAGTCATTGGCCAGGAAGACATCTTCGCCACCGGTGACGTTGCCTACGCCGCCAGCGACGACATCGGTAACTACGCGCTGATGACTTGCCAGCACGCTATCTCGCTGGGCCGTCATGCCGGTAATAACGTGGCCGCGCAGATTTTGGGGGTGGACCCGACGCCGTACAGCCAGCCGAAGTACGTGACCTGTCTGGACCTTGGGGCCTGGGGCGCGGTTTACACCGAAGGGTGGGACCGCCAGGTCAAATTGATTGGACAGGAAGGCAAGTCGCTCAAGACCCAAATCAATACCATCTGGATTTACCCGCCAGCGGCCGATCGTGAAGTTGCTTTGGCAGCAGCGGATCCGATGATTCCGGTCGCTTGAGTGGTTGATCGCGCCGTGTGATTGATTGAGTCCCACCCAGGGTTTCCTGGGTGGGATTTTTTTTGGCTTGTGCCCAGTCCCTGTAGAAGCCCCGCAAGCCGGGCTCCTTACAGGAATTTGCATACAGATTCTCGACCAAAAACATAACAATCCATTGCGTGCGTGAAAATCAGTGTGTATTTTTTCATGAAATTAAAACTATAAAATTTCATGAGCCTTTTATGTTTCAACAATCCACCCAGCATGTCGCCAGCTATTACGCCCACTCCTGTGCCGATCGCCTGGTCAATCGATCGGCATTGGAAGGGGAGCAGGACACCGAAATACTGATCATCGGCGCCGGTTTCAGCGGCTTGCACACCGCATTGCGCCTGGCCCTGGCCGGCAAGCGGGTGACGTTGCTGGAGGCCAGCCGTGTGGCCTGGGCCGCTTCTGGGCGCAATGGTGGTCAAGCGATTCTTGGCTGGTCGTGTGACATGCCGCCGCTGGAAGCCGCACTGGGTTATGAGCGCGCGCGGCGTTTGTGGGACGGCATGCGTTGGGCGGCGCGGGAGTTGCGAGAGCTTCCGGCACGCCAT
The Pseudomonas sp. MYb327 DNA segment above includes these coding regions:
- a CDS encoding SPOR domain-containing protein; translation: MSVPMLNRMHMNGYDVLSVNNGPWRVCTKGDRLGSFGSREEALAFAASLPGYKSRSSGQTRSQ
- a CDS encoding Rrf2 family transcriptional regulator, with the protein product MALYSAGVEYGLHCLIYLVGNCGDSREASVRDLAELQGVPLDYLAKIFTKLAKAKLVVATEGVRGGFKLARPADEVTLLDVVNAIDGRKSIFECRDIRGRCALFEGEAPAWAQEGHCSIHAAMLTAQKRMEEALAQQTILDIARKVGRKAPAQFNAQVDNWLNDRREKKGTASAQSNEDQLIQLTEISD
- a CDS encoding NAD(P)/FAD-dependent oxidoreductase; this encodes MKQHILVIGAGFGGMWTALSATRLFDIHDHNGVEVTVLAPQAELRVRPRFYEPNAHQLAAPLGDLFDAVGVKFIKGAAETIDVERKTVGYIDASGARQVCSYDKLVLATGSCVALPDTPGVAEHAFDVDQIEHAVRLENHLKNLVNQPESAARNTVVVAGGGFTGIETATEMPTRLRAILGDRADINVIIVDRGDKIGGSMGPQIAEKIVEASIETGVKWHLKASVVGVDENGVTLSDGQRIDAKTVVWTTGVRASSLTEQIPAERDRLGRLHVDAHLKVIGQEDIFATGDVAYAASDDIGNYALMTCQHAISLGRHAGNNVAAQILGVDPTPYSQPKYVTCLDLGAWGAVYTEGWDRQVKLIGQEGKSLKTQINTIWIYPPAADREVALAAADPMIPVA